In Plectropomus leopardus isolate mb unplaced genomic scaffold, YSFRI_Pleo_2.0 unplaced_scaffold2620, whole genome shotgun sequence, the sequence ACCTCCAGGACCGGGGATGCACGATGCTCCTGCGGCCCAGAATCGTGCACCTCAGCTGGGGGGGAGACGTCGGGCTGGTTGGAGCTGGAGGGCTGGAAAGACGGACTGTATCCTGTGTGACACAAAGAGACATGTCATAaacatgtgtgagtgtgtgttaaaatCTATATAAACCTCAGTCAGCTGGTCCTCTGTCTATAGTTGTCACGAGGTTTTGACAGCGTGCTTTAAACAAAGACTCACAGCAGCTACACAGAAAAATCCTGCAGAAACATGCagtggtctttttttaaaaatgacaaaatatttagtgtttttagatttgtgtgaaattttgtcataattatcatacacatttcaaaaaagtcaaagttcacagtgacctttgaaatttgaatcagttcatttttaagtccaggtcgacgtttgtgccaaattttaaaaaatgtcctcgAGGCGTTGACAATGATGAGACAGACGGATCTACAGATGTTCTGacagaaaacccaaaaacataatgcctctggccacagctatcGCCAATGTGAGGCATAAAAATTAatggtgctgaaaaaaaaagtctatttttttattttataacaaaattaacatttaagtaaaaaatctCCAGAATGTGTCATCCACCTCCACGCTCTGCTACATGATGTCCGTCCAGAAAACATCGTGCAGGACGACCACAGCTCAACCCAGCTTAGTTTTGGAAAGGTGCTGGAAACATCAAGAAGTCCagacttgtaaaaaaaaagatttctgcaCACTTACATCTATGCagtctttcacttttttttctttttcttttttttttttttttttttttttacaaatgtacaaCAGAAGAAGAACAAACGGAAAAATCCACAGAAATGTTGGatttaaagtttgcttttgtGCCAGAGTAAACATCTAATCACTTCAGGCAGACGGCAAACATCTGCAGGATCTTTAAAGACGAAACCTCCCGCTGGAGGACAAAAATGGAGGACTATGGACACCTGAGGGAGTATAATGTGATGTCCACTtttgcacaatgacaggaggccaggggccagtcgcagcccagtacatgtttctagggttttaggacattttgatgagtttgggatatttcttggattttaggatgttactagaattttagaacatttctaggattttaagacatttcaaggatttaaagatgtttctaggattttaggatatttcaaagAGTTTGGGACATTCCTTGACTTTCAGGAGTTTACTAGGATTTTAGtgtgtttctaagattttaggatgcttccaGGCTTTtgggaggtttctaggattttaggacatttctatgattgtGGGACATGAGGGGCTTAGCGAGGACCTCTGGTGGTGCGGGGCtccttcactggcactttttttaaaaacaaaaaataaacaagctctattttgatgctgttttatgcactctggcaccttatgtatacggAAAGTACGAAAAAAATCCCAGAGtgaatcattagaaaatgcttggggggccacctggtaccctatcaggggccagaaaTGGGCCCTAAGCTCAGTATCTATAGAATCTATAGATTCAGTTCTGTAGGGAAGTTAATTTCTACTAACCAATCAGAGCGTCCAGATCCGGAGTTGTGTGGTTGGCATCCAAACCGTGGACATCTTGATCgtctgtccctcctcctctctcctcttcctctcctctggtgtctccccctctcctctctctgtcctcccccGTGTCTCTCTCCCACtcgtcctctcctcctctcctctctcggtcctctcctccctcctctcctctgtctctgtcctccatGTCTGTGCCGTAGAAGCCCGAGGCCTCCAGGGAGGCATCACCAGCTCCTGGTCCACCGAGGAGCTCCTTCTCCGGGTCGGTGGAGTCCCGAGGAACCGCCAGATGAACCATACGCTGAAAGTACAACGATATGTGGTCGGATTGATGGTCATCTTGCTACAAGTGAAATTTACAGTTTATTACACATCACCTTGAACTCATCCTCACCTCCATCTCGTCCTCCACATCGAGGTTTTCGTCCACGGCGGGGCGGGTCCTGGCTGCACGCTGACCGTCGGACGACGGCGGGTTTATCTGAGAGGAGTTATCCATCTTGGCCTGGGAACGGGATGTGTCGTGTATCTCTGGCCGGCCCATGTCGTGAACCAGATGAGGCTGGGCTCGCACTAACTCTTGGGCTGAGTGGCGTTTGGTTC encodes:
- the LOC121966879 gene encoding uncharacterized protein LOC121966879, giving the protein MLHRNIIFKVLFLFLVALLASCDAFRLGSSQRVIPLSPPVARLFQDEGPAQPHFIQELVRTKRHSAQELVRAQPHLVHDMGRPEIHDTSRSQAKMDNSSQINPPSSDGQRAARTRPAVDENLDVEDEMERMVHLAVPRDSTDPEKELLGGPGAGDASLEASGFYGTDMEDRDRGEEGGEDRERRGGEDEWERDTGEDRERRGGDTRGEEEERGGGTDDQDVHGLDANHTTPDLDALIGYSPSFQPSSSNQPDVSPPAEVHDSGPQEHRASPVL